The genomic DNA ACAGGACCAGCCCGCCCTTCTTCGCGTACTCCTCGATCAGGCCGCGCATGGTCTCGATGATGCAGTCCAAATCGGAGGGCTTGGCTTCCAGCATACAGCGACTGGGCACGGCCCTGGAGAGCAGCTCGAAGGGGTAACAATCGAGCGGAAGCCGGTGCGCCAGAAAGAGGGACAGATTTTCTGGGTGCGGATGTTGCTCGACATATCCGCGAAAAGGTGCGATGCCGATGCCCCCGGCAAGCAACAGGGTCGGCGTGTCCGGCTCAACGGCAAAGGAATTGCCGAGCGGCCCCCATATGGACACCTTGTCGCCGGGCTCAAGCGCCGCGATACGCCGGGTTCCCCGTCCCACGGCCTGAATGAACAGGGTTATGGACGCATCGTCCCCGGAGCAGATGGAAAACGGCCTGCCCCAGAGCGTGTCGAGCTCCCAGGCGGTAGGCCGGATCATAACGAACTGGCCTGGCTTCCATTCGTCCCAGTCCGGACGTTCGAGCGTCAGCTCAAAAAACTCGCCGGCCGTTTTTGATTGACCGACAGGGGAAACATTCAATACCTTGACAGTGCGGCAATTCCTCAAGGACATACAGATACCTTATGAGCAATAAACATATTCCAGAAATAATGGCCCCCGCCGGGGACGGAAACGCCTTTCTAGCGGCCGTCGCGGCCGGGGCGGACGCGGTCTACGTGGGTTTGAAACACTTCTCGGCCCGTATGCAGGCCCAGAACTTCTCTATCAGCGAGCTGGCGAGGCTGGCAAGCCTGGGCCGCGATCGCGGAACCAAGACCTACGTTGCCATGAACACCCTGGTCAAGCCCCAGGATGTGGAATCCGCAGGCCGCCTCATCGACCGGCTGCAAAAAAACGTCAGGCCTTTCGCCCTCATCGTCCAGGATCTGGCCATGCTCACCCTGGCCCGCCAGGCCGGTTTCACCGGCGAGTTGCACCTGTCCACCCTGGCCAACGTCACCCACCCCGCAGGGCTGGATATCGCCAGAAAGCTGGGAGCGAACCGCGTGGTGCTGCCGCGCGAGTTGAACCTGGACGAGGTCAAACTCATGGCCGAGGCGTGCCCCAAGGATCTGGACCTGGAAATTTTCGTCCACGGCGCTTTGTGCCATTGCGTGTCGGGCCGCTGCTACTGGTCCAGCTACCTGGGCGGCAAATCCGGCCTGCGCGGTCGCTGCGTGCAGCCATGCCGCCGTTTGTACACGCAGGGCAAGGGCAAACCCGAACGGCTTTTCTCCTGTTCGGATCTCTCCCTGGACGTCCTGACCAAGCCGCTGCTCTCCATGAACCGCGTGACCGCCTGGAAGATCGAGGGCCGCAAGAAAGGACCGCATTACGTCTACTACACGGTCAAGGCATACCAGATGCTGCGGGACAACCCCCAGGACGGACAGGCCAAGAAGACCGCCATGGAGCTGCTTGACCAGGCCCTGGGCAGACCTTCCAGCCACGCCCTGTTCCTGCCTCAACGCCCCT from Pseudodesulfovibrio thermohalotolerans includes the following:
- a CDS encoding dihydroorotate dehydrogenase electron transfer subunit: MSLRNCRTVKVLNVSPVGQSKTAGEFFELTLERPDWDEWKPGQFVMIRPTAWELDTLWGRPFSICSGDDASITLFIQAVGRGTRRIAALEPGDKVSIWGPLGNSFAVEPDTPTLLLAGGIGIAPFRGYVEQHPHPENLSLFLAHRLPLDCYPFELLSRAVPSRCMLEAKPSDLDCIIETMRGLIEEYAKKGGLVLSCGPTPFMKTVQRFAKEYGARAQLSLENRMACGVGACLGCVTKDGEGHHVQVCTRGPVFWADKVEL